A window of Platichthys flesus chromosome 23, fPlaFle2.1, whole genome shotgun sequence contains these coding sequences:
- the LOC133948904 gene encoding uncharacterized protein LOC133948904, which yields MASKDKKHRAMGDEEWMSRLRRFAAVGVWPADAGNRPAPRQKKWHDLFLKIEKCPMQLRGQRSLFGGTQTCNCGFHIKKPSVSVSSSVTPQPGPSSGSPSITPSSGSPSITPGQPPRKPTLTLASFTKPRFGGSHGAHAKPNLASAGQRRIKTTTDTPSPGHSPRHYIQTVSPLSLPPSTVSTTTSASCVTSAATGATVSTAISLETSSAPPAPVDSVSYACVSSAATSVAGPSAHPTPDAEPLAAHMMSAAAVAASQPGWLPAKLRTTIPPQDQKWIAAAL from the exons ATGGCTtccaaagacaaaaaacacagagctaTGGGTGATGAGGAGTGGATGTCCCGTCTGCGAAGGTTTGCTGCTGTCGGGGTCTGGCCTGCTGATGCAGGAAACCGGCCGGCACCACGCCAGAAAAAGTGGCACGATCTGTTTCTGAAG ATTGAGAAATGCCCAATGCagctcaggggtcaaaggtcgctgTTTGGAGGGACACAGACATGTAACTGTGGCTTCCATATAAAGAAG CCATcagtctctgtgtcctcttcgGTGACACCACAACCAGGACCCTCGTCTGGATCCCCCTCCATCACACCCTCGTCTGGATCCCCCTCCATCACACCTGGGCAACCACCACGCAAGCCCACTTTGACTTTGGCCTCA TTCACAAAACCACGGTTCGGTGGATCGCATGGTGCCCATGCAAAGCCAAACTTGGCTTCAGCTGGGCAGCGTCGAATCAAG ACCACAACTGACACCCCGTCACCTGGCCACAGTCCCAGGCACTATATTCAgactgtctctcctctgtctcttccacCCTCTACCGTGTCGACAACCACCTCAGCTTCCTGTGTCACATCGGCTGCTACTGGAGCT ACAGTGTCAACTGCCATATCCTTGGaaacctcctctgctcctccggcCCCTGTGGACTCTGTGTCCTAtgcctgtgtttcctctgctgcaacCTCTGTGGCTGGTCCCTCGGCACATCCTACCCCTGATGCTGAGCCATTGGCGGCGCATAtgatgtctgctgctgctgttgctgcttcaCAGCCTGGCTGGCTGCCTGCAAAGCTGAGGACAACTATACCACCTCAGGACCAGAAATGGatagcagcagctctgtga
- the ankrd16 gene encoding ankyrin repeat domain-containing protein 16 encodes MDTDNTERLLVKLAQDGHTSSLEELIGPGGSAAARSVSRGHLGRSGDTLLHYAARHGHLDTVKYLVEGVGMDVELSNNDYKRPLHEAASMGHRACVGYLLREGAAVDSLKKADWTPLMMACTRRNLDVIQELLRHGADPALRNKDGWNSFHIACREGDPLVVQHLLLIAQEVWRTESKTRRTPLHTAAMHGCEEVVRILLERCGYTPDSADSCGVTPLMDAVRNGHVSVARLLLEHHQASPMAADKVGAQLVHQVAVTGQEEALWFLVKDLGVDVNQRATGIQLSALHYAAKEGHTSTIKTLLELGADLHARDTKGRTALHMACIGQHAGAARLLQQLGLKDSEDASGTRARQFARKPDSMAAFESGSADT; translated from the exons ATGGACACGGACAACACGGAGAGGCTGCTGGTGAAGCTCGCTCAGGACGGACACACGAGCTCCCTGGAGGAGCTCATCGGGCCGGGCGGCTCTGCGGCGGCTCGGAGCGTGAGCCGGGGCCACTTGGGCCGCTCCGGGGACACTTTGCTCCACTACGCGGCCCGACACGGACACCTGGACACGGTGAAGTACCTGGTCGAGGGCGTGGGGATGGACGTGGAGCTGAGCAACAACGACTACAAGCGGCCGCTGCACGAAGCTGCGTCCATGGGTCACCGGGCGTGTGTGGGCTACCTGCTCCGGGAGGGCGCTGCGGTGGACAGCCTGAAGAAGGCGGATTG GACTCCTCTGATGATGGCCTGCACTCGGAGGAACCTAGACGTGATCCAGGAGCTGCTGCGTCATGGCGCCGACCCTGCACTGAGGAACAAAGACGGCTGGAACTCGTTCCACATCGCCTGCAGGGAGGGGGACCCTCTGGTCGTGCAGCACCTGCTCCTTATTGCGCAAGAAGTCTGGAGGACGGAGAGCAAGACACGGAGGACACCGCTGCACACTGCAG CTATGCACGGCTGTGAAGAGGTGGTCAGGATCCTGCTAGAGAG ATGTGGCTACACCCCAGACAGCGCAGACAGCTGTGGAGTCACACCTTTGATGGATGCTGTCAGGAACGGACACGTCTCTGTGGCCAGGCTGCTTTTAGAACACCACCAG GCATCTCCAATGGCAGCTGACAAAGTTGGGGCTCAGCTGGTGCACCAGGTAGCTGTCACTGGCCAGGAGGAGGCGCTGTGGTTCCTAGTGAAGGACCTCGGGGTAGACGTCAACCAGAGAGCGACAGGCATTCAGCTCAGTGCCTTGCATTACGCTGCAAAG GAGGGCCACACGTCCACTATTAAAACACTGCTGGAGTTGGGAGCCGATCTACATGCTCGGGACACAAAGGGAAGAACTG CTCTTCACATGGCTTGCATCGGGCAGCACGCAGGAGCAGCGCGGTTGCTTCAGCAACTCGGACTCAAAGATTCGGAGGATGCATCCGGCACAAGAGCGCGGCAGTTCGCCAGGAaaccagactcaatggcagcgtTTGAATCTGGCTCAGCAGACACATAA